The sequence GAAGATATGTCCTTGGACCTCGAGAAACTATCTCCGGAAGACCAAAGACTAGTTTCCGAGATTGATCGAGGGATTGCTACTTTACCGGCAGGAGAATTGGCCAGTCATCGCCTCCCTGAGTTACCCAGCGCCTATGTAGATGTTCTTGACAATGGTTGGCTGGAATATGTGGCAAAATAGTAAGCCCTATTGGCTGGTTCTTCCTACGGTGAGCGTGATTGTGATCTTGTTTTTTGGCGGTCTTGTGGAAGGGTTGGCCCACAGCTTGGGATATTTTCCGGCTGCGGGTCAATTAGATTTTTCTACTCGGGCCTATCATAAATTATTAAACTCTAAGGACTTCTGGTTGTCCCTTTGGCTCACCCTAAGGATTTCCTTATTAGCCACTCTTTTCTCGGGGATTCTTGGTGTGGGAATCTCCCTTTTCTTTTTGAGAAATCAGCAGAGAAAATCAAGGATTTGCCTCTGGCTAGAGGGTTTGTTAAATCTCCCTTTAGTCATTCCGCACTTTGTGGGAGCCTATATTATTGTGCTTTTGTTCATGCAGAGTGGTTATCTGGCGCGCTTACTTTATGCCTTAGGTTTGATTCAGCAGTTTGAAGTTTTTCCTGTCTTAACCAATGACCCCAGAGGGTGGGGGATTATCTTAGCCTATACCTGGAAAGAAGCCCCATTTATAGCCTTGATGCTCTACCCGGTATTAAAAAATATATACTCTAATTGGCTGGAAGTCGCTAAAGTATATGGTGCCAAACCTTGGCAGTTTTTTATAGAAGTAGTGGTTCCCCTGCTCTTGCCGGCCTGGACTTCAAGTTGTTTCATAGTGTTTGCC comes from Desulfosporosinus meridiei DSM 13257 and encodes:
- a CDS encoding ABC transporter permease, with translation MWQNSKPYWLVLPTVSVIVILFFGGLVEGLAHSLGYFPAAGQLDFSTRAYHKLLNSKDFWLSLWLTLRISLLATLFSGILGVGISLFFLRNQQRKSRICLWLEGLLNLPLVIPHFVGAYIIVLLFMQSGYLARLLYALGLIQQFEVFPVLTNDPRGWGIILAYTWKEAPFIALMLYPVLKNIYSNWLEVAKVYGAKPWQFFIEVVVPLLLPAWTSSCFIVFAFTFSAFEVPYLLGVTYPQMLPVLSYTLYTNGGWERMPEAMAINVVLTVITALLGIMAYKLSRRWGMPGGRS